In one window of Bradysia coprophila strain Holo2 chromosome IV unlocalized genomic scaffold, BU_Bcop_v1 contig_106, whole genome shotgun sequence DNA:
- the LOC119070908 gene encoding low density lipoprotein receptor adapter protein 1-like has protein sequence MAFLKKWKNNGKHRKLSEEWALATSLKDLSENHCDADDETESETFALKYLGNTVIESARSEEATAEAVKAIISTAKASNRKLQRINLTISSKGIEMFDSVTSESLMRVSIYKISYCSADAANANVFAFVGSEDTNNRNASDTESLVCYAFLCPKRKVTHKVTLTVARSFDAAYQIWRESDQRKKYKFGQRQNQNSVTCTEKRQAQDSDEIRSLLIDFHSEITAEICAKDHRNLLQNTWVSFEDNDADNDDHFTKSKLHDDSLWERQMINCS, from the exons AGCTCAGTGAAGAATGGGCGCTGGCAACTAGCTTAAAAGATTTATCAGAAAATCATTGCGACGCTGATGATGAAACTGAATCGGAAACGTTTGCGCTGAAATATTTGGGAAATACGGTGATTGAATCGGCAAGGTCCGAAGAGGCAACAGCTGAGGCAGTAAAGGCTATCATATCAACAGCAAAAG CTAGCAACAGAAAGCTTCAACGAATCAACTTGACCATATCATCGAAAGGTATTGAAATGTTCGATAGTGTAACCAGTGAATCGTTAATGAGAGTgtcaatatataaaatatcgTATTGTTCGGCTGATGCAGCCAATGCCAACGTGTTTGCATTCGTTGGAAGTGAGGACACCAATAACCGGAACGCGTCCGATACAGAATCCCTAGTTTGTTATGCATTTTTGTGTCCGAAACGGAAGGTTACGCATAAAGTTACTCTGACCGTGGCGCGAAGCTTCGACGCAGCCTATCAGATCTGGCGAGAATCAGATCAACGGAAGAAGTACAAATTTGGACAGCGTCAAAATCAGAATTCTGTAACTTGTACAGAGAAACGGCAGGCACAGGATAGTGACGAAATCCGAAGCCTCTTAATTGATTTCCATTCCGAAATTACAGCTGAAATATGTGCCAAGGATCATCGGAATCTGCTGCAGAATACATGGGTATCGTTTGAGGACAATGACGCCGACAATGATGATCATTTCACAAAATCCAAATTGCACGACGATTCATTGTGGGAACGACAAATGATTAATTGTTCTTGA